In Penaeus monodon isolate SGIC_2016 chromosome 8, NSTDA_Pmon_1, whole genome shotgun sequence, one DNA window encodes the following:
- the LOC119576080 gene encoding UDP-glucose 4-epimerase-like isoform X2: protein MGKPRVVLVTGGAGFVGSHTILELQKVGHTVVVVDNCVNATAGETQAALPLALQRVETITGKKVHFYMLSLLDRSALIKVFRKHKVDVVIHFAALKAVGESVEKPLAYYANNVTGTINLLEVMSEVGVKRLVYSSSATVYGVPQYLPTDEEHPTGVGVTNPYGQTKYVCEQIMKDLAVADKDWKVVLLRYFNPVGAHETGMIGEDPNGIPNNLVPYIAQVAVGKRECVSVFGGDYNTPDGTGVRDYIHVVDLALGHEAALGKIFEESFRGAKAYNLGTGKGVSVLEMIKAFGKACGKEIPYKVVGRREGDVPTMVASCSLAEEELGWKAKRNLDEMCKDTWRWQSQNPDGYV, encoded by the exons ATGGGCAAGCCTCGGGTAGTGCTCGTGACGGGTGGGGCAGGCTTCGTGGGCTCCCATACCATCCTGGAACTGCAGAAGGTGGGCCACACGGTCGTCGTGGTGGACAACTGCGTGAATGCCACCGCGGGAGAGACCCAGGCGGCCCTGCCCTTGGCCCTCCAGCGCGTGGAGACCATAACGGGCAAGAAGGTGCATTTCTATATGTTGTCTCTCCTCGACCGCAGCGCCCTCATCAAGGTCTTTCGGAAG CACAAAGTAGACGTCGTGATTCACTTCGCGGCCCTGAAGGCTGTAGGGGAGTCGGTCGAGAAGCCTTTGGCCTACTATGCAAACAATGTCACCGGGACAATCAACCTGCTCGAA gtGATGAGCGAGGTGGGCGTGAAGCGACTCGTGTACTCATCCTCTGCCACAGTATACGGCGTGCCCCAGTACCTGCCCACGGACGAGGAGCACCCGACGGGCGTGGGCGTCACCAACCCCTACGGACAGACCAAATACGTGTGCGAGCAGATCATGAAAGACCTGGCCGTGGCGGATAAG GATTGGAAGGTAGTCTTATTAAGGTATTTCAATCCAGTTGGCGCCCACGAGACCGGCATGATTGGCGAAGACCCTAACGGCATTCCCAATAACCTGGTGCCTTATATTGCCCAGGTGGCAGTGGGCaagagagagtgcgtgagtgtgtttgggGGAGATTACAACACTCCGGATGGCACTG GTGTCCGCGATTACATCCACGTGGTCGACCTGGCACTGGGACACGAAGCGGCACTCGGCAAAATCTTTGAGGAAAGTTTCAGAGGAGCGAAAGCCTATAATCTCGGCACAGGGAAAGGGGTCTCCGTCTTAGAGATGATTAAGGCGTTTGGCAA agCGTGTGGGAAGGAGATCCCCTACAAGGTGGTGGGTCGTCGCGAGGGAGACGTGCCTACTATGGTGGCCTCCTGTTCGCTCGCCGAAGAGGAGCTCGGCTGGAAGGCCAAGAGGAACCTCGACGAAATGT
- the LOC119576080 gene encoding UDP-glucose 4-epimerase-like isoform X1: MPLPKTCGSRRMGKPRVVLVTGGAGFVGSHTILELQKVGHTVVVVDNCVNATAGETQAALPLALQRVETITGKKVHFYMLSLLDRSALIKVFRKHKVDVVIHFAALKAVGESVEKPLAYYANNVTGTINLLEVMSEVGVKRLVYSSSATVYGVPQYLPTDEEHPTGVGVTNPYGQTKYVCEQIMKDLAVADKDWKVVLLRYFNPVGAHETGMIGEDPNGIPNNLVPYIAQVAVGKRECVSVFGGDYNTPDGTGVRDYIHVVDLALGHEAALGKIFEESFRGAKAYNLGTGKGVSVLEMIKAFGKACGKEIPYKVVGRREGDVPTMVASCSLAEEELGWKAKRNLDEMCKDTWRWQSQNPDGYV; this comes from the exons GTAGCAGAAGGATGGGCAAGCCTCGGGTAGTGCTCGTGACGGGTGGGGCAGGCTTCGTGGGCTCCCATACCATCCTGGAACTGCAGAAGGTGGGCCACACGGTCGTCGTGGTGGACAACTGCGTGAATGCCACCGCGGGAGAGACCCAGGCGGCCCTGCCCTTGGCCCTCCAGCGCGTGGAGACCATAACGGGCAAGAAGGTGCATTTCTATATGTTGTCTCTCCTCGACCGCAGCGCCCTCATCAAGGTCTTTCGGAAG CACAAAGTAGACGTCGTGATTCACTTCGCGGCCCTGAAGGCTGTAGGGGAGTCGGTCGAGAAGCCTTTGGCCTACTATGCAAACAATGTCACCGGGACAATCAACCTGCTCGAA gtGATGAGCGAGGTGGGCGTGAAGCGACTCGTGTACTCATCCTCTGCCACAGTATACGGCGTGCCCCAGTACCTGCCCACGGACGAGGAGCACCCGACGGGCGTGGGCGTCACCAACCCCTACGGACAGACCAAATACGTGTGCGAGCAGATCATGAAAGACCTGGCCGTGGCGGATAAG GATTGGAAGGTAGTCTTATTAAGGTATTTCAATCCAGTTGGCGCCCACGAGACCGGCATGATTGGCGAAGACCCTAACGGCATTCCCAATAACCTGGTGCCTTATATTGCCCAGGTGGCAGTGGGCaagagagagtgcgtgagtgtgtttgggGGAGATTACAACACTCCGGATGGCACTG GTGTCCGCGATTACATCCACGTGGTCGACCTGGCACTGGGACACGAAGCGGCACTCGGCAAAATCTTTGAGGAAAGTTTCAGAGGAGCGAAAGCCTATAATCTCGGCACAGGGAAAGGGGTCTCCGTCTTAGAGATGATTAAGGCGTTTGGCAA agCGTGTGGGAAGGAGATCCCCTACAAGGTGGTGGGTCGTCGCGAGGGAGACGTGCCTACTATGGTGGCCTCCTGTTCGCTCGCCGAAGAGGAGCTCGGCTGGAAGGCCAAGAGGAACCTCGACGAAATGT